One Nostoc sp. UHCC 0302 DNA window includes the following coding sequences:
- a CDS encoding DevA family ABC transporter ATP-binding protein: MLENSLSVNSNSSVATLSPVISISNVNHYFGAGSLQKQVLFDINLEINSGEIVIMTGPSGSGKTTLLTLMGGLRSAQEGSLKILGQEICGANKQQLTKLRRQIGYIFQAHNLMTFLTAKENVRMSIELHDEFLNEDIDAKAIAILETVGLSDRVNYYPENLSGGQKQRVAIARALVSHPKIVLADEPTAALDKKSGRDVVELMQKLAKEQGCTILLVTHDNRILDIADRIIYMEDGQLKTDSINLVP; the protein is encoded by the coding sequence ATGTTGGAAAACTCATTATCAGTAAATTCTAATTCTTCAGTCGCTACTTTATCCCCAGTAATTTCTATCAGTAACGTTAACCACTACTTTGGTGCAGGTTCGTTGCAAAAACAAGTCTTATTTGATATTAATTTGGAGATTAACAGCGGTGAAATCGTAATTATGACTGGCCCCTCTGGGTCAGGAAAAACTACCCTGTTAACCCTGATGGGTGGACTACGTTCAGCCCAAGAAGGTAGTTTAAAAATCTTAGGACAGGAAATTTGCGGCGCTAATAAGCAGCAATTAACTAAACTTCGCCGTCAGATTGGATATATTTTCCAGGCACATAACCTGATGACTTTTTTAACAGCCAAAGAAAATGTCCGAATGTCCATAGAATTGCACGACGAGTTTCTCAATGAAGATATCGACGCCAAAGCGATCGCCATATTAGAAACTGTTGGTTTGAGCGATCGGGTTAATTACTACCCAGAAAATTTATCAGGAGGTCAAAAGCAACGAGTAGCGATCGCGCGGGCTTTAGTTAGCCATCCCAAAATTGTTTTAGCAGATGAACCCACCGCCGCACTCGATAAAAAATCAGGACGCGATGTCGTAGAACTGATGCAGAAACTCGCTAAAGAGCAAGGTTGTACAATTTTGTTAGTCACCCATGACAACCGGATTCTTGATATAGCTGATCGCATCATTTATATGGAAGATGGTCAACTCAAAACCGACAGTATCAACTTAGTACCTTAA
- a CDS encoding type II toxin-antitoxin system HicB family antitoxin, with the protein MKIKAIIHPAEEGGYWAEVPALPGCITEGDTMEEVMTNLKDAIEGWLDVANNRDAVESNAQIVEIAV; encoded by the coding sequence ATGAAAATCAAAGCAATAATTCATCCAGCAGAAGAAGGAGGCTATTGGGCAGAGGTTCCCGCGCTTCCCGGTTGCATTACTGAAGGCGACACGATGGAAGAAGTGATGACTAATTTAAAGGATGCTATTGAAGGTTGGCTCGATGTTGCTAACAACCGTGATGCAGTTGAGTCAAACGCTCAGATTGTCGAAATTGCTGTATGA
- a CDS encoding pentapeptide repeat-containing protein, translating to MSVNPNLSMFAKVKVHLKSLISQVTLIFLGFVVLLLITGGNMPSSWLAMYIFVGVFFVAWDEYRRNFHYLETSKQLFDLTEEESNQHLQPLLSKDSQIAILRRSINEWNAWRQHTAIEIHLSKVNLRDANLSGANLSGVDFRGANLRGVNFDMADLQDADFRDAHLSRANFYGANLFAANFSRANLSEANFSRANLSEANFSRAHLGGADFSEADLNEANFSRGHLSEVNFSRSHLNESNFIGADLSGADLSTANVSGANFLGSDLSRANLYKANLSGAKLYRADLCGSNLLNTNLSNADLVGANLSEADFTSAVVKSTIFGENRGLTEKDKADLFARGAIFRNSPDSDVPASMRS from the coding sequence ATGTCGGTAAACCCTAATTTATCAATGTTTGCAAAAGTTAAAGTTCACCTGAAATCACTAATTAGCCAGGTGACATTAATTTTTCTAGGTTTCGTAGTCTTGCTACTAATAACCGGAGGTAATATGCCATCCTCTTGGTTAGCTATGTATATTTTTGTTGGAGTTTTTTTTGTTGCTTGGGATGAATACAGGCGAAATTTCCACTATTTAGAAACAAGCAAACAACTTTTTGATTTAACTGAAGAAGAATCAAATCAGCACTTACAACCTTTATTAAGTAAAGATTCTCAAATAGCAATACTCCGGCGTAGTATCAATGAATGGAATGCTTGGAGGCAACACACAGCAATAGAGATCCACCTTAGCAAAGTCAATCTCCGTGATGCTAATTTATCTGGGGCTAATCTCTCTGGGGTTGACTTTCGTGGAGCTAACCTTCGTGGCGTTAATTTTGACATGGCTGATCTTCAAGATGCTGACTTTCGAGATGCCCACCTTAGCAGAGCCAACTTTTACGGAGCCAACCTATTTGCTGCTAACTTCAGCAGAGCTAACCTGAGCGAAGCCAATTTTAGCAGAGCTAACCTGAGCGAAGCCAATTTTAGCAGAGCGCATCTTGGCGGAGCCGATTTTAGTGAAGCGGATCTTAATGAAGCAAACTTCAGCAGAGGACATCTTAGTGAAGTTAACTTTAGTAGATCCCATCTCAATGAATCTAATTTTATTGGGGCTGACCTCAGCGGAGCTGACCTGAGTACAGCTAACGTCAGTGGAGCCAACTTTCTTGGATCTGACCTCAGCAGAGCTAACCTTTATAAGGCTAATCTTAGCGGAGCTAAACTTTACAGAGCTGACCTCTGTGGGAGCAATCTTTTGAATACCAACCTTAGCAATGCTGACCTTGTGGGGGCTAATCTTAGCGAGGCTGACTTCACCAGTGCTGTTGTAAAAAGCACTATATTTGGAGAGAACCGTGGCTTAACAGAAAAAGACAAAGCCGATCTATTTGCCCGTGGAGCTATTTTTCGGAACTCCCCTGACTCAGATGTTCCGGCTTCTATGAGAAGTTAA
- the rpiA gene encoding ribose-5-phosphate isomerase RpiA, which translates to MTQAADPVKLMKQEVGKAAAALVKSGSIVGLGTGSTTAYTIQFLGDRLKSGELKDIIGIPTSFQSEVLAKQYGVPLATLDAIDHIDIAIDGADEVDPQKNLIKGGGAAHTREKVVDYLANQFIVVVDSGKLVDRLGSSFAVPVEVIPMAITPVTNAIVKLGGKPELRMGVKKAGPVITDQGNFVLDVRFDSIEDPANLEKTLNNIPGVLENGIFVNCVDLVLIGEVKDGQPLVRQI; encoded by the coding sequence ATGACCCAAGCAGCAGATCCCGTAAAGTTGATGAAGCAAGAAGTAGGCAAAGCAGCCGCTGCCTTAGTAAAATCTGGTTCGATTGTCGGGTTGGGTACGGGGTCAACCACAGCTTATACAATACAATTTTTGGGCGATCGCCTCAAGTCTGGCGAACTCAAAGATATCATTGGCATTCCTACCTCGTTTCAGTCAGAAGTTTTGGCGAAGCAGTACGGTGTTCCTTTGGCAACTTTAGATGCGATCGACCACATTGATATCGCTATTGATGGGGCAGATGAAGTCGATCCGCAGAAGAACTTGATTAAAGGTGGCGGTGCAGCGCACACCCGCGAAAAAGTTGTAGATTACCTAGCAAATCAGTTCATTGTCGTAGTGGATAGCGGTAAGTTAGTAGACCGATTAGGTTCTAGTTTTGCCGTACCTGTGGAAGTGATTCCAATGGCAATTACCCCTGTGACCAATGCAATTGTGAAACTTGGTGGCAAACCGGAACTCCGCATGGGTGTGAAAAAAGCTGGCCCAGTCATCACCGACCAAGGTAACTTTGTATTGGATGTCAGATTTGACTCGATTGAAGATCCAGCTAACCTAGAAAAAACACTGAATAACATTCCCGGCGTTTTGGAAAACGGTATCTTCGTCAACTGTGTCGATTTAGTTTTAATTGGCGAAGTCAAAGATGGTCAGCCACTAGTACGGCAGATTTAA
- a CDS encoding type II toxin-antitoxin system HicA family toxin, with amino-acid sequence MKSVSGKQLCKIVEQKGWVLRRITGSHYIYENPELDQILSIPVHRNQDLKVGTLRALMKIAQLYEEDLL; translated from the coding sequence ATGAAATCTGTTTCTGGTAAACAATTGTGTAAAATTGTGGAGCAAAAAGGTTGGGTTTTACGAAGAATTACTGGCAGTCATTACATCTACGAAAACCCTGAACTAGACCAAATTCTGTCAATTCCTGTTCACCGCAATCAAGACTTGAAAGTCGGAACATTGAGAGCTTTGATGAAAATAGCCCAGCTATATGAGGAAGATTTGCTTTAG
- the mfd gene encoding transcription-repair coupling factor has translation MAFSSIVRALARSPLTTEFISKLNRQQELRLNGISRLPKGLVASALAQNQDRNLFVVCATLEEAGRVYAQLEAMGWNNVHFYPTSEASPYEPFDPETEMSWGQMQVLADLVIRNWGLGAGDWETGKTLPNTQSPIPNPGAKRPLAIVATQGALQPHLPPPEAFQPFCLTLKRGMEFDLNTFSEKITILGYERVPLVETEGQWSRRGDIVDVFPVSSELPVRLEWFGDEIEQIREFDPSTQRSALDKVDQLILTPSSFAPIVMAALKDSAEFQVLSAELNSDSAIKTQDGLNAPLPLTGLIEGSRRFLGLAFEQPASLLDYLPENTLIAIDEPEQCHAHSDRWVENAEEQWRIMGHGEEPTPLTLPKIHRSFDDCLADVAKFKTLYLSELAEENSGINLASRSVPVTPHQFGKLAETLRQERDRNFSIWLISAQPSRSVSLLQEHDCPAQFIPNPRDYQAIDKLQINHTPIALKYSGLAELEGFILPTFRLVVITDREFYGQHSLATPGYLRKRRKATSKQVDANKLRPGDYVVHRNHGVGKFVKLESLTINNETRDYLVVQYADGLLRVAADQVGALSRFRSTGDKAPELNKMTGKAWENTKNKVRKAIKKLAVDLLKLYAARSQQQGFSYPADMPWQEELEDSFPYQPTTDQLKAVQDVKRDMESDRPMDRLVCGDVGFGKTEVAIRAIFKAVTSGKQVALLAPTTILTQQHYHTLKERFAPYPVNVGLLNRFRSAEERRTIQKRLATGELDVVVGTHQLLGKGVEFKDLGLLVVDEEQRFGVNQKEKIKSLKTQVDVLTLSATPIPRTLYMSLSGIREMSLITTPPPTRRPIKTHLAPLNSESIRTAIRQELDRGGQVFYVVPRVNGIEETTTNLREMIPGGRFAIAHGQMDESELESTMLTFSNGEADILVCTTIIESGLDIPRVNTILIEDAHRFGLSQLYQLRGRVGRAGIQAHAWLFYPKQRALSDAARQRLRAIQEFTQLGSGYQLAMRDMEIRGVGNLLGAEQSGQMDAIGFDLYMEMLEEAIREIRGQEIPQVDDTQIDLNLTAFIPADYITDLDQKMSAYRAVATAKSKEELTQIAGEWSDRFGTLPVPANQLLRVMELKQLAKKLGFSRIKPENKQHVVLETPMEEPAWNLLAANLPENLRTRFVYSPGKVTVRGLAVFKADQQLQSLIDALGKMQGAIPEAAVV, from the coding sequence ATGGCATTTTCTTCTATTGTGCGTGCTTTAGCGCGATCGCCACTCACCACAGAATTTATTTCTAAGCTTAATCGACAACAGGAATTACGGTTAAATGGTATTTCCCGGTTACCCAAGGGCTTAGTAGCTTCAGCATTAGCACAAAATCAGGACAGAAATTTGTTCGTTGTCTGCGCCACGTTAGAAGAAGCGGGACGCGTTTACGCACAACTAGAGGCAATGGGATGGAACAACGTTCATTTTTACCCCACCTCAGAGGCTTCCCCCTACGAGCCTTTTGACCCGGAAACCGAAATGAGTTGGGGACAAATGCAGGTGTTGGCAGATTTGGTCATAAGGAACTGGGGACTAGGGGCTGGGGACTGGGAAACAGGCAAAACTCTCCCTAATACCCAATCTCCAATCCCCAATCCCGGAGCGAAGCGACCCTTGGCAATTGTTGCCACTCAAGGAGCGTTGCAACCCCACCTACCGCCGCCAGAAGCTTTTCAACCATTCTGCCTGACCCTGAAACGGGGCATGGAATTCGACCTGAATACCTTTAGTGAGAAAATAACTATCCTTGGATACGAACGAGTGCCTTTGGTGGAAACAGAAGGTCAATGGAGTCGGCGCGGCGATATTGTTGATGTGTTTCCAGTTTCGTCAGAATTACCAGTCCGGCTGGAATGGTTTGGTGATGAAATCGAGCAAATACGAGAATTTGACCCCTCAACTCAACGTTCTGCCCTTGACAAAGTTGACCAGCTAATTCTTACCCCCAGTAGCTTTGCTCCCATCGTCATGGCAGCACTCAAAGACAGTGCTGAGTTCCAAGTGCTGAGTGCTGAGTTAAATTCTGACTCAGCAATTAAAACTCAGGACGGGCTAAACGCCCCGCTACCGCTAACAGGACTAATTGAAGGTAGCCGTCGCTTCTTGGGGTTAGCTTTTGAGCAGCCAGCTTCTCTTTTGGACTATTTACCAGAAAATACCCTAATTGCCATTGATGAACCAGAACAGTGTCATGCTCATAGCGATCGCTGGGTAGAAAATGCTGAGGAACAATGGAGAATAATGGGGCATGGGGAAGAGCCTACTCCCTTAACATTGCCGAAAATCCACCGCTCGTTTGATGATTGTCTAGCGGATGTAGCGAAATTTAAAACATTATATTTATCGGAACTAGCAGAGGAAAATAGTGGTATTAATCTTGCTAGCAGGTCTGTACCAGTTACACCACATCAGTTTGGCAAACTTGCTGAAACATTGCGACAAGAGCGCGATCGCAATTTCTCTATTTGGTTGATTTCGGCACAGCCTTCGCGTTCTGTGTCTCTATTACAAGAACACGACTGTCCGGCTCAATTTATCCCTAATCCCCGCGACTACCAAGCGATTGACAAGCTACAAATTAACCACACTCCAATAGCTCTCAAATATTCTGGGCTTGCGGAACTAGAAGGCTTTATCCTGCCTACATTTCGACTTGTAGTCATTACTGACCGCGAATTTTATGGGCAGCATTCCTTAGCGACTCCCGGCTATCTCCGCAAGCGCCGCAAAGCTACTTCTAAGCAAGTTGACGCCAATAAGTTGCGTCCAGGGGATTATGTAGTTCACAGAAATCATGGCGTTGGTAAATTTGTCAAGCTAGAAAGTCTGACGATTAACAATGAAACCCGTGATTATTTGGTGGTGCAGTATGCTGATGGGTTACTCAGAGTTGCGGCTGACCAAGTAGGTGCGCTATCTCGGTTCCGTAGCACAGGCGATAAAGCCCCGGAACTCAACAAGATGACTGGGAAAGCTTGGGAAAATACCAAGAATAAAGTCCGCAAAGCAATCAAAAAATTGGCGGTGGACTTGCTGAAATTGTACGCAGCGCGATCGCAACAACAAGGTTTTAGCTATCCAGCAGATATGCCTTGGCAAGAGGAGTTAGAAGATTCGTTCCCCTACCAACCGACAACGGATCAGCTAAAAGCTGTCCAAGATGTAAAAAGAGACATGGAAAGCGATCGCCCAATGGATCGCTTAGTTTGTGGCGATGTCGGTTTTGGCAAAACAGAAGTAGCTATTCGGGCTATTTTTAAAGCAGTTACCTCTGGTAAACAAGTAGCCCTGCTTGCACCTACTACCATTTTGACGCAACAGCACTACCACACCCTCAAAGAACGTTTTGCCCCCTATCCTGTAAATGTCGGTCTACTCAACCGTTTCCGTAGTGCTGAAGAAAGGCGTACTATCCAAAAGCGACTAGCAACTGGAGAATTAGATGTAGTTGTTGGTACACACCAACTTTTAGGTAAAGGTGTGGAATTCAAAGATTTAGGATTATTGGTGGTAGATGAAGAACAGCGGTTTGGGGTGAACCAGAAAGAAAAAATAAAAAGCTTGAAAACTCAGGTTGATGTGCTTACCCTCTCTGCAACTCCGATTCCTCGCACCCTGTATATGTCATTGTCGGGTATCCGGGAAATGAGTTTGATTACCACACCACCCCCAACCAGACGCCCAATTAAAACTCATCTTGCACCACTAAATTCCGAAAGCATCCGCACTGCGATTCGTCAAGAATTAGATAGAGGTGGACAAGTATTTTATGTAGTACCGCGAGTTAATGGAATTGAAGAGACAACGACAAATTTGCGAGAGATGATACCGGGGGGAAGGTTTGCGATCGCTCACGGTCAAATGGATGAAAGCGAGTTAGAATCAACCATGCTCACTTTCAGTAATGGTGAAGCAGATATCCTCGTTTGTACAACAATTATTGAATCTGGTTTAGATATTCCACGAGTCAACACCATTTTGATTGAAGATGCTCACCGCTTCGGCTTATCACAGCTGTATCAGTTACGCGGTCGTGTGGGACGTGCAGGTATACAAGCTCACGCGTGGTTATTTTATCCGAAACAAAGGGCGTTATCTGATGCGGCAAGACAAAGGTTACGCGCGATTCAGGAATTCACGCAACTAGGTTCTGGATATCAGTTGGCGATGCGCGACATGGAAATTAGAGGTGTGGGTAACTTGCTAGGTGCAGAACAATCCGGTCAAATGGATGCGATCGGTTTTGATTTGTATATGGAAATGCTAGAAGAAGCAATTCGAGAAATCCGCGGACAAGAAATTCCGCAAGTTGATGATACGCAGATTGACCTCAACCTGACGGCGTTTATCCCAGCAGATTATATTACCGATTTGGATCAAAAGATGAGTGCTTACCGAGCAGTAGCCACAGCTAAATCTAAAGAAGAATTAACGCAAATTGCTGGCGAGTGGAGCGATCGCTTTGGTACTTTACCTGTACCTGCAAATCAACTTTTGCGAGTCATGGAACTTAAACAACTTGCGAAAAAGCTCGGATTTAGTCGCATTAAACCAGAGAATAAACAGCACGTCGTTTTAGAAACACCAATGGAAGAACCAGCTTGGAATTTGTTAGCGGCGAATCTACCCGAAAATCTGAGGACGCGCTTTGTATATTCTCCAGGTAAAGTTACAGTGAGAGGTTTAGCCGTTTTCAAAGCAGATCAACAATTGCAAAGTCTAATTGATGCTTTAGGCAAAATGCAGGGTGCGATTCCAGAGGCGGCTGTTGTTTGA
- a CDS encoding CP12 domain-containing protein, whose protein sequence is MMKAEDIMTKNVVTIRGSATVAEAVGLMKEKGLRSLVVDRRHDNDAYGIVTETDIVYKVIAYGKDPKEVRVYEIMSKPCIVVNPDLGVEYVARLFANTGIHRAPVIQSKLLGIISITDILTKSDFVETPKALVLEERIEKAIEEARAICTEQGAYSKACAAAWDEVEELQAEAAHQKAEGMISAKVSFEEYCRDNPHAPECRNYHP, encoded by the coding sequence ATGATGAAAGCTGAAGATATCATGACGAAGAACGTAGTTACCATTCGTGGTTCGGCGACTGTTGCTGAAGCGGTGGGGCTGATGAAAGAAAAAGGATTGCGATCGCTAGTTGTGGATCGTCGCCATGACAATGATGCTTATGGCATTGTTACAGAAACGGATATTGTCTACAAGGTAATAGCTTACGGTAAAGATCCTAAAGAAGTGCGGGTTTACGAAATTATGAGCAAGCCCTGCATTGTGGTAAATCCTGATTTGGGTGTGGAATATGTAGCACGTTTATTTGCTAATACTGGTATTCACAGAGCGCCTGTGATTCAAAGCAAGTTGTTGGGCATTATCTCGATTACCGACATTTTGACTAAGAGCGACTTTGTGGAAACACCAAAAGCGTTGGTACTCGAAGAGAGAATTGAAAAGGCGATTGAAGAGGCTCGTGCTATTTGTACCGAACAAGGTGCTTATTCTAAAGCTTGTGCCGCTGCTTGGGACGAGGTAGAAGAGCTTCAAGCAGAAGCTGCTCATCAGAAAGCTGAGGGCATGATATCAGCGAAAGTATCTTTTGAAGAATATTGTAGGGATAATCCGCACGCACCGGAATGTCGAAATTATCATCCTTGA
- a CDS encoding hemolysin family protein — MSSITFEILIILVLIIANGIFSMSEMAIVSARKVRLQQLANQGDAKARVALKLAESPNHFLSTVQVGISLIGILTGAFGGATIANRLAVYIKLVPFLAAYSEPIAFGIVVLIITYLSLIVGELVPKRLALNNPERIAAVVAIPMRALAALASPMVFLLSASTDMVLRVLGITPSDEPQVTEEEIKILIEQGTEAGTFEEAEQDMVERVFRLGDRPVSYLMTPRPDIVWLDLEDSAEENRNKMIDSAYSRYPVCQGGLDNVLGVIPVTDLLARSFRGEALDLTVGLRQPVFVPESTRGLKVLELFKQTITHMALVVDEYGVIQGLVTLNDIMSEIVGDVPNADDEENPQAVQREDGSWLLDGMLPVEEFLELFGMEEWESEERGSYQTLGGFVITHLGRIPAAADHFEWQKMRIEVMDMDGNRVDKVLVVPIANKSVDTKSETGD, encoded by the coding sequence ATGTCCTCCATCACTTTTGAAATTTTAATCATTTTGGTTCTAATTATTGCCAACGGTATATTTTCCATGTCTGAGATGGCAATTGTCTCGGCGCGTAAGGTCAGGCTACAGCAGCTTGCCAATCAGGGAGATGCCAAGGCAAGGGTAGCATTGAAACTCGCGGAGTCTCCAAATCATTTCCTCTCAACGGTTCAAGTCGGTATTTCTCTAATCGGTATTCTGACTGGTGCTTTCGGAGGAGCAACAATTGCTAATCGGCTCGCAGTCTATATCAAGCTTGTTCCCTTTTTGGCAGCTTATAGTGAACCGATCGCCTTTGGGATTGTAGTTTTAATTATCACCTATTTGTCACTCATCGTCGGCGAACTAGTACCGAAGCGTCTAGCATTAAACAACCCGGAACGAATTGCGGCAGTTGTAGCTATTCCGATGCGAGCCTTAGCAGCGCTAGCTTCTCCGATGGTGTTTCTTTTAAGTGCTTCTACTGATATGGTGCTGCGAGTGCTAGGAATTACACCCTCAGATGAGCCGCAAGTAACCGAGGAAGAAATTAAAATTTTAATCGAGCAAGGCACTGAAGCAGGAACCTTTGAGGAAGCTGAACAGGATATGGTAGAGCGAGTTTTTCGCTTAGGTGATCGTCCTGTAAGCTACTTGATGACACCTCGTCCCGATATTGTCTGGTTAGACTTAGAAGACTCTGCCGAAGAAAACCGCAACAAAATGATTGATAGCGCTTACTCCCGGTATCCGGTTTGTCAAGGGGGACTGGATAATGTGCTGGGTGTTATCCCAGTTACTGATTTGTTAGCCCGGAGTTTTCGCGGTGAAGCCTTGGATTTGACGGTAGGATTGCGACAGCCTGTCTTTGTGCCAGAAAGCACACGTGGTTTGAAAGTTTTGGAATTGTTCAAGCAAACCATCACTCACATGGCGCTAGTAGTCGATGAATATGGTGTCATTCAAGGATTAGTCACTCTCAATGACATCATGAGCGAAATCGTAGGTGATGTTCCCAACGCTGACGATGAAGAAAATCCCCAAGCTGTGCAACGAGAAGATGGTTCTTGGTTATTAGATGGGATGTTACCTGTAGAAGAGTTCTTGGAACTTTTCGGCATGGAAGAGTGGGAATCGGAGGAACGAGGCAGTTATCAAACATTGGGTGGTTTTGTGATTACCCATTTAGGCCGCATCCCAGCAGCCGCAGATCATTTTGAATGGCAGAAGATGCGGATTGAAGTGATGGATATGGATGGCAACCGCGTTGATAAAGTGCTAGTCGTGCCAATAGCAAATAAATCAGTGGATACGAAATCAGAGACTGGGGATTAG
- a CDS encoding aldo/keto reductase — MLYRRFGRTELQMPVFSCGGMRYQFKWQDVPDGEIPADNQANLEATIRRAVEVGINHIETARGYGTSEMQLGRILPKFPREQLIVQTKINPQADAKEFRETFEQSLRNLQLDYVDLLGLHGINHAESLDYSIRPGGCLEVAQQLKAEGKVRFIGFSTHGATNIIVETINTNQFDYVNLHWYYINQWNWAAIEAAKRHDMGVFIISPSDKGGMLYKPPQKLVNLCAPLSPMVFNDLFCLSHQDVHTLSLGAAKPQDFDEHLKTLELLDRGSEILPPILARLEEEAIATLGEDWVKTWETNLPTYAETPGEINIRVILWLRNLAIAYDLVEYAKMRYNLLGNGSHWFPGNKADRIDEFDLRQCLSGSPHADKIPEFLAQAHQMLAGEAVKRLTKA, encoded by the coding sequence ATGCTATACAGAAGATTTGGACGCACAGAATTACAAATGCCGGTGTTTTCTTGCGGCGGCATGAGATATCAGTTCAAATGGCAAGATGTTCCCGACGGGGAAATTCCTGCTGATAACCAGGCAAATCTGGAAGCGACAATTAGACGAGCAGTTGAGGTTGGCATTAATCATATTGAAACTGCTCGTGGTTATGGTACTTCCGAAATGCAGTTGGGAAGAATACTGCCGAAATTTCCGCGCGAACAGTTGATTGTCCAAACAAAAATCAACCCCCAGGCAGATGCGAAAGAGTTCCGGGAGACATTTGAACAATCCCTGCGAAATCTCCAGTTAGATTACGTTGACCTTTTAGGGTTACACGGCATTAATCATGCTGAGTCATTAGACTACAGCATCCGTCCTGGTGGTTGCTTGGAAGTGGCGCAGCAGTTAAAAGCAGAAGGAAAAGTGAGATTTATTGGCTTTTCGACACATGGAGCAACAAATATAATTGTCGAGACAATTAATACCAATCAATTTGATTATGTGAACCTGCACTGGTACTACATCAATCAATGGAATTGGGCAGCAATTGAAGCGGCTAAACGCCATGATATGGGGGTATTTATTATTAGCCCATCTGATAAAGGCGGGATGCTGTATAAACCACCGCAAAAGTTAGTAAACCTTTGCGCCCCATTGAGTCCAATGGTGTTTAATGATTTGTTTTGTTTAAGTCACCAAGATGTGCATACTCTAAGTTTGGGAGCAGCAAAACCACAAGATTTTGATGAACACTTGAAGACTTTAGAATTATTGGATCGGGGATCGGAAATTTTGCCACCAATTTTAGCAAGATTGGAAGAAGAAGCGATCGCCACTTTAGGAGAAGACTGGGTAAAAACTTGGGAGACTAATTTACCCACCTATGCAGAAACTCCCGGTGAGATAAATATTCGGGTAATTTTGTGGCTGCGGAATCTAGCGATCGCCTACGATTTAGTAGAGTACGCCAAAATGCGCTATAACCTGCTAGGTAACGGTAGTCACTGGTTCCCTGGTAACAAAGCAGACCGAATAGATGAATTCGACCTGCGGCAATGTTTATCTGGTAGTCCCCACGCTGATAAAATTCCCGAATTTTTAGCACAAGCGCATCAGATGTTGGCGGGTGAAGCGGTCAAGCGTCTAACTAAGGCTTAG